Within Bacteroidota bacterium, the genomic segment GGCGGTCGCCCTCCTCAGGGACGCGCTCGCCGGCACGCCGGATCGCCTCCTCGACGTGGCGACGGGCACGGCGGATCTCGCCGTCGAGGCGCTGTCGCTGGGGCCGCGCGAGGTCGTCGGGGTCGACATTTCGGACGGGATGCTCCAGGGCGGCCGGGTGAAGCTGTCGAAGCGCGGGCTCGAGGGCCGCGTGACGCTCGTCCAGGGCGACGCGGCCGACCTGCCGTTCGAGGACGACAGCTTCGACGGCGCCTTCGTGGCGTTCGGCGTGCGCAACTTCGAGGATCTCCAGGCCGGGCTCGGCGGCATCCGCCGGGTTCTGCGACCGGGCGCCCCGCTCGTGGTGCTCGAGACGAGCCAGCCGACCTCCTCACTGGTCAAGCAGGGGTACCAGGTCTACGCGCGCCACATCATGCCCCGCCTCGGGAAGGCTCTCAGCGGCAACGCCGAGGCGTACGAGTACCTCCCCGAGTCGGCCCGCGAGTTTCCCTACGGTGAGGCATTCCTGCAC encodes:
- a CDS encoding ubiquinone/menaquinone biosynthesis methyltransferase: AVALLRDALAGTPDRLLDVATGTADLAVEALSLGPREVVGVDISDGMLQGGRVKLSKRGLEGRVTLVQGDAADLPFEDDSFDGAFVAFGVRNFEDLQAGLGGIRRVLRPGAPLVVLETSQPTSSLVKQGYQVYARHIMPRLGKALSGNAEAYEYLPESAREFPYGEAFLHEMRTAGFTDVLDAPQTFGVASLYRGLA